Proteins encoded in a region of the Populus alba chromosome 13, ASM523922v2, whole genome shotgun sequence genome:
- the LOC140954446 gene encoding uncharacterized protein isoform X2 produces the protein MRDLWTGERSEMSNSISFFISISPVEIAIKFVPLWCFEVRKALGSNWAVFSFEWLYFLMKRNRFEGNLDSGVVDMNAYIIELQGTHKDLVNE, from the exons ATGAGGGATTTATGGACAGGGGAGCGGAGCGAAATGAG CAATTCCATTTCATTCTTCATTTCTATCTCCCCTGTGGAAATTGCAATCAAGTTCGTTCCTTTATGGTGCTTTGAG GTCAGGAAAGCTCTTGGTTCGAACTGGGCagtgttttcttttgaatggctttattttcttatgaag CGTAATAGGTTTGAAGGGAATCTTGATTCCGGGGTTGTTGATATGAATGCTTACATTATTGAATTACAAGGAACTCACAAG GACTTGGTTAATGAGTAA
- the LOC140954446 gene encoding uncharacterized protein isoform X3 — protein MRDLWTGERSEMSNSISFFISISPVEIAIKFVPLWCFEVRKALGSNWAVFSFEWLYFLMKRNRFEGNLDSGVVDMNAYIIELQGTHKLTVCC, from the exons ATGAGGGATTTATGGACAGGGGAGCGGAGCGAAATGAG CAATTCCATTTCATTCTTCATTTCTATCTCCCCTGTGGAAATTGCAATCAAGTTCGTTCCTTTATGGTGCTTTGAG GTCAGGAAAGCTCTTGGTTCGAACTGGGCagtgttttcttttgaatggctttattttcttatgaag CGTAATAGGTTTGAAGGGAATCTTGATTCCGGGGTTGTTGATATGAATGCTTACATTATTGAATTACAAGGAACTCACAAG CTTACAGTCTGTtgttaa
- the LOC140954446 gene encoding uncharacterized protein isoform X1, whose translation MRDLWTGERSEMSNSISFFISISPVEIAIKFVPLWCFEVRKALGSNWAVFSFEWLYFLMKRNRFEGNLDSGVVDMNAYIIELQGTHKSVVKKREKAVHHAPDS comes from the exons ATGAGGGATTTATGGACAGGGGAGCGGAGCGAAATGAG CAATTCCATTTCATTCTTCATTTCTATCTCCCCTGTGGAAATTGCAATCAAGTTCGTTCCTTTATGGTGCTTTGAG GTCAGGAAAGCTCTTGGTTCGAACTGGGCagtgttttcttttgaatggctttattttcttatgaag CGTAATAGGTTTGAAGGGAATCTTGATTCCGGGGTTGTTGATATGAATGCTTACATTATTGAATTACAAGGAACTCACAAG TCTGTtgttaagaaaagagaaaaagcagTTCATCATGCTCCTGATTCATAA
- the LOC118034484 gene encoding tRNA-specific adenosine deaminase TAD3 yields MDMWKIVHIPDKPPIPPNQQPTVNVLASVIDPKHANTLIRRLNQIAPFENLCHVKRIQKKHLEGGKTQLSVILCLASEDNSLLNSLPQDVQELSNSYQLSPFVTKVCKYAATSKEEWEEQCKLWPTSYHPPTYNIDGITGFSEEDSLSVFSFMKVAIELAKSGDGLIANAAVIVDPSVQQIITNGRDQIFSWHAPTNKTCIRNDCIEQSTTLISHQSNGAASLVTEVLPNASPSEPESLSYAVSCLNPWKWSEQRSDTANSCYWHPLRHAAVVAIESSADRDRRLFPGLGDAEEKSFKTSQSSYVGSPVKRQKTSVANVEKKEADPPDMPSKSVPERPYLCTGYDIYLVWEPCIMCAMALVHQRIRRIFYAFPNPKTGALGSVHRLQGEKSLNHHYAVFRICVPEEVLNIAGNSKSC; encoded by the exons ATGGACATGTGGAAAATCGTCCACATCCCTGACAAACCACCAATCCCTCCTAACCAACAACCCACTG TGAATGTGTTGGCATCAGTTATTGATCCAAAGCATGCTAATACCCTTATAAG GCGTTTAAATCAGATAGCTCCTTTTGAAAATCTATGCCATGTCAAGCGGATTCAAAAGAAGCATCTTGAAGGAG GAAAAACTCAGCTTTCAGTAATTTTATGTCTTGCTTCTGAGGATAACAGTCTGTTGAACAGCTTGCCACAAGATGTACAAGAGTTGAGCAATTCCTACCAGTTGAGTCCTTTTGTTACAAAA GTTTGCAAATATGCCGCCACATCCAAAGAAGAGTGGGAAGAACAATGCAAGCTATGGCCAACCTCATACCATCCACCTACCTA cAATATTGATGGGATTACTGGATTCAGTGAAGAGGATTCATTGTCAGTTTTCAGCTTCATGAAAGTTGCTATTGAGTTGGCAAAATCTGGTGATGGTTTG ATTGCCAATGCTGCAGTTATAGTGGATCCTTCAGTTCAGCAGATCATTACAAATGGACGTGATCAAATCTTCTCGTGGCATGCTCCAACGAACAAGACTTGCATCAGAAATGACTGCATTGAACAGTCCACGACCCTTATTTCTCATCAGTCTAATGGAGCAGCAAGTCTTGTAACAGAAGTGCTTCCAAATGCTTCACCTAGTGAACCTGAAAGTTTGTCTTATGCAGTGTCTTGTTTAAACCCTTGGAAGTGGTCTGAACAGCGATCAGATACAGCTAATTCTTGTTATTGGCACCCTTTACGACATGCTGCTGTTGTTGCCATTGAATCTTCTGCTGACAGGGACAGACGCCTGTTCCCTGGTTTAGGAGATGCTGAAGAGAAGTCCTTCAAAACTTCACAATCTTCTTATGTTGGTTCCCCAGTGAAAAGACAAAAGACGAGTGTTGCAAAT GTCGAGAAGAAGGAAGCGGATCCTCCTGACATGCCTTCAAAATCTGTACCAGAGAGACCTTATCTGTGCACTGGTTATGACATCTATCTTGTGTGGGAGCCATGTATAAT GTGTGCAATGGCACTTGTTCATCAAAGAATTAGACGAATATTTTATGCTTTCCCCAATCCAAAAACCGGTGCATTGGGAAGTGTTCACAGACTACAAGGAGAAAAAAGCTTAAACCATCATTATGCTGTATTCAGAATCTGTGTGCCTGAAGAAGTTCTTAATATAGCTGGAAACAGCAAGAGCTGCTGA
- the LOC118034485 gene encoding phytolongin Phyl1.1, which yields MSSMHNTVHYCCVAKGNRTLYVYSGADIEIENVAALCLERPPSYHKWYFETIAKKTFGFFIEDGFVYFTIVDEGLGNPGVLQFLEHVRDEFKKVARKGSRGSFSGMNSINIQEQLVPVIRRLITSLEHVSSNGWAGESSSSDNLGLSPSPVNANGQIEVVSSTKAPLLGKPNKQDKRKSKEHAITIRDIELEEHRKSTDRGAKLDSTTLDSNNQAGVGSSISLQKDLGSMRIRASSQSIRKKWWRQVRIVLAIDVAVCLILFVIWLSICGGFGCTH from the coding sequence ATGAGTTCAATGCACAATACTGTCCACTACTGCTGCGTAGCAAAGGGTAATCGCACCTTGTATGTGTATAGTGGGGCAGACATTGAGATTGAGAATGTGGCAGCGCTGTGCTTGGAAAGGCCCCCCTCATATCACAAGTGGTATTTTGAGACGATTGCTAAAAAaacttttgggttttttatagaagatggttttgtttattttacgATTGTTGACGAGGGTCTTGGAAACCCAGGTGTGCTTCAATTTTTAGAGCATGTAAGAGATGAATTCAAGAAGGTAGCTAGAAAGGGTTCTAGAGGAAGTTTTTCCGGTATGAACTCGATCAATATACAAGAACAACTAGTGCCTGTTATTCGTCGCTTGATAACTTCATTAGAGCATGTCTCTAGCAATGGTTGGGCTGGTGAGAGTTCCTCATCTGATAACTTAGGCCTCTCTCCATCACCTGTTAATGCAAATGGACAAATTGAAGTTGTCAGTTCTACCAAAGCCCCTTTGTTAGGTAAACCAAACAAGCAAGACAAAAGGAAGTCAAAGGAGCATGCTATTACAATAAGAGATATTGAGTTAGAAGAGCATAGAAAATCTACTGATAGAGGGGCTAAGCTCGATTCAACTACATTGGATTCCAATAATCAAGCTGGAGTAGGTTCTTCAATATCCCTACAAAAGGATTTGGGTTCAATGAGGATTAGAGCAAGCTCTCAAAGTATTCGAAAGAAGTGGTGGCGCCAAGTAAGGATTGTTCTAGCTATTGATGTGGCCGTTTGTTTGATTCTATTTGTAATTTGGCTATCAATCTGTGGTGGTTTCGGGTGTACTCATTGA
- the LOC118034441 gene encoding RING-H2 finger protein ATL7 isoform X4, with protein sequence MSRSKSEPPSCCSTTASSTSRSPVAATELKLYQAFIFSVPIFFTFILLFLFYLFYLRRRRVDWASLRMRASLQDHTVDISRQVEMGLKKELREMLPIIVYKESFSVRDTQCPVCLGDYQAEDKLQQIPACGHTFHMDCIDHWLANHITCPLCRLSLLASVKAPSEPPRNQVETVQESSAAENGEEASVQPRPESCEESQATPLSQSMDEESGTLQNSAGEEQRSECADQGREFRFARNEAEEHEKSRDSSAQCHA encoded by the exons ATGTCACGTTCCAAATCAGAGCCGCCTAGTTGCTGTTCAACAACAGCCTCTTCTACTTCACGATCACCGGTAGCTGCAACTGAGCTGAAGTTATACCAGGCTTTCATCTTTTCTGTTCCAATTTTCTTCACTTTCATCCTCCtcttcttgttttatttgttcTATCTTCGTCGTAGAAGGGTTGACTGGGCATCTCTTAGAATGCGAGCTTCTTTGCAAGACCACACCGTTGACATCTCTAGA CAGGTTGAGATGGGTTTGAAGAAAGAATTGAGAGAAATGCTTCCCATTATTGTATACAAGGAAAGCTTCTCTGTCAGAGATACACA ATGCCCGGTATGCTTGGGTGACTACCAAGCAGAGGATAAGCTCCAACAAATACCTGCATGTGGCCACACATTTCACATGGACTGCATTGACCATTGGCTTGCCAACCACATTACCTGCCCCCTCTGCCGTCTTTCCCTCCTTGCATCAGTCAAAGCTCCTAGTGAACCACCTAGAAATCAAGTAGAAACTGTTCAGGAATCTTCTGCGGCAGAGAATGGTGAGGAAGCATCTGTTCAACCAAGGCCAGAAAGTTGTGAAGAATCTCAAGCGACACCACTCTCTCAGTCAATGGATGAAGAATCCGGGACTCTTCAAAACAGTGCTGGAGAAGAGCAAAGATCTGAATGTGCTGATCAAGGGAGAGAGTTCAGGTTTGCAAGGAACGAAGCCGAAGAGCATGAGAAAAGTAGAGATTCTTCTG CTCAATGTCATGCATAA
- the LOC118034441 gene encoding RING-H2 finger protein ATL7 isoform X3, giving the protein MSRSKSEPPSCCSTTASSTSRSPVAATELKLYQAFIFSVPIFFTFILLFLFYLFYLRRRRVDWASLRMRASLQDHTVDISRQVEMGLKKELREMLPIIVYKESFSVRDTQCPVCLGDYQAEDKLQQIPACGHTFHMDCIDHWLANHITCPLCRLSLLASVKAPSEPPRNQVETVQESSAAENGEEASVQPRPESCEESQATPLSQSMDEESGTLQNSAGEEQRSECADQGREFRFARNEAEEHEKSRDSSAAQCHA; this is encoded by the exons ATGTCACGTTCCAAATCAGAGCCGCCTAGTTGCTGTTCAACAACAGCCTCTTCTACTTCACGATCACCGGTAGCTGCAACTGAGCTGAAGTTATACCAGGCTTTCATCTTTTCTGTTCCAATTTTCTTCACTTTCATCCTCCtcttcttgttttatttgttcTATCTTCGTCGTAGAAGGGTTGACTGGGCATCTCTTAGAATGCGAGCTTCTTTGCAAGACCACACCGTTGACATCTCTAGA CAGGTTGAGATGGGTTTGAAGAAAGAATTGAGAGAAATGCTTCCCATTATTGTATACAAGGAAAGCTTCTCTGTCAGAGATACACA ATGCCCGGTATGCTTGGGTGACTACCAAGCAGAGGATAAGCTCCAACAAATACCTGCATGTGGCCACACATTTCACATGGACTGCATTGACCATTGGCTTGCCAACCACATTACCTGCCCCCTCTGCCGTCTTTCCCTCCTTGCATCAGTCAAAGCTCCTAGTGAACCACCTAGAAATCAAGTAGAAACTGTTCAGGAATCTTCTGCGGCAGAGAATGGTGAGGAAGCATCTGTTCAACCAAGGCCAGAAAGTTGTGAAGAATCTCAAGCGACACCACTCTCTCAGTCAATGGATGAAGAATCCGGGACTCTTCAAAACAGTGCTGGAGAAGAGCAAAGATCTGAATGTGCTGATCAAGGGAGAGAGTTCAGGTTTGCAAGGAACGAAGCCGAAGAGCATGAGAAAAGTAGAGATTCTTCTG CAGCTCAATGTCATGCATAA
- the LOC118034441 gene encoding RING-H2 finger protein ATL7 isoform X2 translates to MSRSKSEPPSCCSTTASSTSRSPVAATELKLYQAFIFSVPIFFTFILLFLFYLFYLRRRRVDWASLRMRASLQDHTVDISRVEMGLKKELREMLPIIVYKESFSVRDTQCPVCLGDYQAEDKLQQIPACGHTFHMDCIDHWLANHITCPLCRLSLLASVKAPSEPPRNQVETVQESSAAENGEEASVQPRPESCEESQATPLSQSMDEESGTLQNSAGEEQRSECADQGREFRFARNEAEEHEKSRDSSGTFASSWSEYTHIHTPQILTSKI, encoded by the exons ATGTCACGTTCCAAATCAGAGCCGCCTAGTTGCTGTTCAACAACAGCCTCTTCTACTTCACGATCACCGGTAGCTGCAACTGAGCTGAAGTTATACCAGGCTTTCATCTTTTCTGTTCCAATTTTCTTCACTTTCATCCTCCtcttcttgttttatttgttcTATCTTCGTCGTAGAAGGGTTGACTGGGCATCTCTTAGAATGCGAGCTTCTTTGCAAGACCACACCGTTGACATCTCTAGA GTTGAGATGGGTTTGAAGAAAGAATTGAGAGAAATGCTTCCCATTATTGTATACAAGGAAAGCTTCTCTGTCAGAGATACACA ATGCCCGGTATGCTTGGGTGACTACCAAGCAGAGGATAAGCTCCAACAAATACCTGCATGTGGCCACACATTTCACATGGACTGCATTGACCATTGGCTTGCCAACCACATTACCTGCCCCCTCTGCCGTCTTTCCCTCCTTGCATCAGTCAAAGCTCCTAGTGAACCACCTAGAAATCAAGTAGAAACTGTTCAGGAATCTTCTGCGGCAGAGAATGGTGAGGAAGCATCTGTTCAACCAAGGCCAGAAAGTTGTGAAGAATCTCAAGCGACACCACTCTCTCAGTCAATGGATGAAGAATCCGGGACTCTTCAAAACAGTGCTGGAGAAGAGCAAAGATCTGAATGTGCTGATCAAGGGAGAGAGTTCAGGTTTGCAAGGAACGAAGCCGAAGAGCATGAGAAAAGTAGAGATTCTTCTGGTACTTTTGCAAGTTCTTGGAGtgaatacacacacatacacacacctCAAATTTTAACTTCCAAGATCTGA
- the LOC118034441 gene encoding RING-H2 finger protein ATL7 isoform X1, whose amino-acid sequence MSRSKSEPPSCCSTTASSTSRSPVAATELKLYQAFIFSVPIFFTFILLFLFYLFYLRRRRVDWASLRMRASLQDHTVDISRQVEMGLKKELREMLPIIVYKESFSVRDTQCPVCLGDYQAEDKLQQIPACGHTFHMDCIDHWLANHITCPLCRLSLLASVKAPSEPPRNQVETVQESSAAENGEEASVQPRPESCEESQATPLSQSMDEESGTLQNSAGEEQRSECADQGREFRFARNEAEEHEKSRDSSGTFASSWSEYTHIHTPQILTSKI is encoded by the exons ATGTCACGTTCCAAATCAGAGCCGCCTAGTTGCTGTTCAACAACAGCCTCTTCTACTTCACGATCACCGGTAGCTGCAACTGAGCTGAAGTTATACCAGGCTTTCATCTTTTCTGTTCCAATTTTCTTCACTTTCATCCTCCtcttcttgttttatttgttcTATCTTCGTCGTAGAAGGGTTGACTGGGCATCTCTTAGAATGCGAGCTTCTTTGCAAGACCACACCGTTGACATCTCTAGA CAGGTTGAGATGGGTTTGAAGAAAGAATTGAGAGAAATGCTTCCCATTATTGTATACAAGGAAAGCTTCTCTGTCAGAGATACACA ATGCCCGGTATGCTTGGGTGACTACCAAGCAGAGGATAAGCTCCAACAAATACCTGCATGTGGCCACACATTTCACATGGACTGCATTGACCATTGGCTTGCCAACCACATTACCTGCCCCCTCTGCCGTCTTTCCCTCCTTGCATCAGTCAAAGCTCCTAGTGAACCACCTAGAAATCAAGTAGAAACTGTTCAGGAATCTTCTGCGGCAGAGAATGGTGAGGAAGCATCTGTTCAACCAAGGCCAGAAAGTTGTGAAGAATCTCAAGCGACACCACTCTCTCAGTCAATGGATGAAGAATCCGGGACTCTTCAAAACAGTGCTGGAGAAGAGCAAAGATCTGAATGTGCTGATCAAGGGAGAGAGTTCAGGTTTGCAAGGAACGAAGCCGAAGAGCATGAGAAAAGTAGAGATTCTTCTGGTACTTTTGCAAGTTCTTGGAGtgaatacacacacatacacacacctCAAATTTTAACTTCCAAGATCTGA
- the LOC118034450 gene encoding uncharacterized protein isoform X1 has translation MAIPKMGLMAWFNKSIVDPLYQILSRGLEPKQLALSTALGITLGIFPICGVTVLLCGVAIALLRSLCHAPTVMLANFIATPLELSLVVPFLRFGEVISGGPHFPLTSDALKKVFTGQASREVILSVAHALLGWLVAAPFILAALYIIFLPCFKVLVHKFNTVPLSPKKSPNSLAEVKLKIPMEHGKMMSNNSRLGDAN, from the exons ATGGCGATACCGAAGATGGGATTGATGGCTTGGTTTAACAAGAGTATCGTCGATCCTCTCTATCAAATCCTTAGCAG GGGTTTAGAGCCGAAGCAATTGGCTCTCTCAACGGCACTTGGTATTACTCTCGGAATATTTCCCATTTGCg GTGTTACTGTTCTGCTTTGTGGAGTAGCTATTGCGTTGCTTAGATCTCTTTGCCATGCTCCCACTGTGATGTTAGCTAACTTCATTGCTACTCCTTTAGAGTTGAG CTTGGTGGTGCCCTTCTTGCGTTTTGGCGAAGTTATATCCGGTGGACCGCATTTTCCATTGACATCTGATGCATTGAAAAAGGTTTTCACAGGACAAGCTTCGCGTGAAGTCATATTAAGTGTTGCCCATGCG CTGTTGGGATGGCTAGTTGCAGCACCCTTTATTCTGGCTGCACTCTACATAATATTTTTGCCATGTTTCAAGGTCTTGGTTCACAAGTTCAACACCGTTCCATTAAGCCCAAAGAAATCACCCAATTCACTCGCAGAAGTCAAGCTTAAG ATTCCTATGGAGCATGGAAAAATGATGTCCAATAACTCGAGGTTAGGGGATGCCAATTGA
- the LOC118034450 gene encoding uncharacterized protein isoform X2 has translation MAIPKMGLMAWFNKSIVDPLYQILSRGLEPKQLALSTALGITLGIFPICGVTVLLCGVAIALLRSLCHAPTVMLANFIATPLELSLVVPFLRFGEVISGGPHFPLTSDALKKVFTGQASREVILSVAHALLGWLVAAPFILAALYIIFLPCFKVLVHKFNTVPLSPKKSPNSLAEVKLKCEW, from the exons ATGGCGATACCGAAGATGGGATTGATGGCTTGGTTTAACAAGAGTATCGTCGATCCTCTCTATCAAATCCTTAGCAG GGGTTTAGAGCCGAAGCAATTGGCTCTCTCAACGGCACTTGGTATTACTCTCGGAATATTTCCCATTTGCg GTGTTACTGTTCTGCTTTGTGGAGTAGCTATTGCGTTGCTTAGATCTCTTTGCCATGCTCCCACTGTGATGTTAGCTAACTTCATTGCTACTCCTTTAGAGTTGAG CTTGGTGGTGCCCTTCTTGCGTTTTGGCGAAGTTATATCCGGTGGACCGCATTTTCCATTGACATCTGATGCATTGAAAAAGGTTTTCACAGGACAAGCTTCGCGTGAAGTCATATTAAGTGTTGCCCATGCG CTGTTGGGATGGCTAGTTGCAGCACCCTTTATTCTGGCTGCACTCTACATAATATTTTTGCCATGTTTCAAGGTCTTGGTTCACAAGTTCAACACCGTTCCATTAAGCCCAAAGAAATCACCCAATTCACTCGCAGAAGTCAAGCTTAAG TGCGAGTGGTAG